The Desulfobacterales bacterium genome has a segment encoding these proteins:
- a CDS encoding carboxypeptidase regulatory-like domain-containing protein, translated as MKQNFYLGIILTICLAFFGCKKISGQITYNGAGLEGVKITLSGGASESTSTDKDGKYAFSFDGQNASYTVTPIMNGYTFTPAKTTFQLTSDEKTGVNFAAEYNGQVQASTWAMSYFGQDSPYPKGWLNPVKKQYDYSLPWAVTQTTDKGYIFCGGIRTFEENDAMIMRLDEKGNITKGLSIHGGSGYGELRQSNMLFSIIQTSDGGFLAAGSSNLNDSGNVLYGNNNMWLVKLDSSMNLVWSNAYGIKNYNEKKDYQNDIFLRGFAYSIIEDGQGGYIIGGTQLAKIDYSGALIWSKDVPFGSIKGLTMLSDGTYIAIANSGTTNRIAKISANGDIEWNYAYEVNGLATKLYSVEAVSNSAGESENIIFVGRLTYNELRSSDWLLVCLDLNGQLLWQKTLGGNNYDPNNLIFSDEQAFAIIKSNDGNYIIGGESESFDSELNHDDAVVVKINKQGSILWQKAYHMGNENLTNLSRTESGFVFSGKCFMNGSNNSLIVTCDNNGDIANQGNDITIKSINFNVSIPNGIIVDKNQEILIEDIILQTADTNSISRTLTTERMIH; from the coding sequence ATGAAACAAAACTTTTATTTGGGAATTATTTTAACAATTTGTTTAGCTTTTTTTGGGTGCAAAAAAATTTCTGGACAAATAACTTATAATGGCGCAGGCCTTGAAGGAGTTAAAATTACATTAAGTGGAGGTGCTTCAGAATCAACTTCTACCGATAAAGATGGAAAGTATGCTTTTAGCTTTGACGGTCAAAACGCTAGTTATACTGTTACTCCTATAATGAACGGCTATACATTTACTCCAGCTAAAACTACTTTTCAATTAACTTCTGATGAAAAGACTGGAGTTAACTTTGCAGCTGAATATAACGGTCAAGTACAGGCTTCTACTTGGGCTATGTCCTATTTTGGCCAAGATTCTCCATATCCGAAAGGATGGCTTAATCCTGTTAAAAAACAATATGATTATAGTTTGCCTTGGGCTGTTACTCAAACAACTGACAAAGGATATATTTTTTGTGGAGGAATTAGGACTTTTGAAGAAAATGATGCAATGATTATGAGGTTAGATGAAAAAGGTAATATCACAAAAGGTCTAAGTATTCACGGTGGTTCTGGTTATGGAGAACTCCGACAAAGCAATATGTTATTTTCTATTATTCAGACATCTGATGGTGGATTTTTAGCTGCAGGTTCTTCCAATTTAAATGACAGTGGGAATGTTCTATATGGAAATAATAATATGTGGCTTGTAAAACTTGATTCATCAATGAATCTTGTTTGGAGCAATGCCTATGGAATTAAAAATTACAATGAAAAAAAAGATTACCAAAATGATATTTTCCTGAGGGGCTTTGCTTATTCAATTATTGAAGATGGTCAAGGCGGATACATTATAGGTGGAACTCAGCTCGCAAAAATCGATTATAGTGGTGCTTTAATTTGGTCTAAAGACGTTCCTTTTGGTTCAATTAAAGGACTCACGATGTTATCCGATGGCACCTATATAGCTATTGCTAATTCTGGCACAACTAACCGAATTGCTAAAATTTCTGCAAATGGTGATATAGAATGGAATTATGCCTATGAAGTAAATGGCCTTGCTACTAAACTCTATTCAGTTGAAGCTGTTTCTAATAGCGCTGGCGAATCAGAAAATATTATATTTGTAGGAAGATTAACATATAATGAGCTTAGAAGCTCAGACTGGTTGTTGGTTTGCTTAGATTTAAATGGACAATTGTTATGGCAGAAAACTTTAGGCGGAAATAATTATGATCCGAATAATCTAATTTTTTCTGATGAACAAGCTTTCGCTATTATAAAAAGCAATGATGGAAATTATATTATCGGAGGAGAATCAGAATCATTTGATAGTGAATTAAATCATGACGATGCAGTTGTCGTAAAAATTAATAAACAAGGCTCTATACTTTGGCAGAAAGCTTATCATATGGGTAATGAAAACCTTACTAATTTAAGCAGAACTGAATCTGGTTTCGTATTTAGCGGGAAATGTTTTATGAACGGATCAAATAATTCATTGATAGTAACTTGTGATAATAATGGAGATATTGCTAATCAAGGAAACGACATTACAATTAAATCAATAAATTTCAATGTATCTATTCCGAATGGCATAATTGTCGATAAAAATCAGGAAATCCTAATTGAAGATATTATTTTACAAACAGCTGACACTAATTCAATTAGCAGAACTTTAACTACTGAGCGTATGATTCACTAA
- a CDS encoding class I SAM-dependent methyltransferase: MGKAHLEVFKTYGDLKAYESVLDVGCGCGLIGGSLTKYLIDGTYEGFDPDKTFIDWCKNNISSKYPNFHFSISEVAQYENPNAKVKSSKFVFPYKAESFDFVIVKSIFTHMLPEGVENYLFEINRVLKTGGRCFITYCLINDDSLKLIQQNKTTWNFKCNKGNYSIISEEAPLQMVAYNESFILELYNRIDLHIEKPIFYGGWRGKTRKDIRQDFIIAIKK; the protein is encoded by the coding sequence ATGGGTAAAGCTCATTTAGAAGTTTTTAAAACGTATGGAGATTTAAAAGCCTACGAGTCAGTCCTTGATGTTGGCTGCGGATGTGGTTTAATAGGCGGATCTCTTACAAAATACCTTATTGATGGCACTTATGAAGGCTTTGACCCCGATAAAACCTTTATTGATTGGTGCAAGAATAATATTTCATCGAAGTATCCAAATTTCCATTTTTCTATATCGGAGGTTGCTCAATATGAAAATCCTAATGCAAAGGTAAAATCCTCTAAATTTGTGTTCCCATATAAAGCTGAATCTTTTGATTTTGTTATTGTAAAATCTATTTTTACTCATATGTTGCCTGAAGGCGTAGAAAATTATCTTTTCGAAATAAACCGGGTTTTAAAAACAGGGGGAAGATGTTTTATTACTTATTGCTTAATAAACGATGATTCTTTAAAGTTAATACAACAGAATAAGACGACTTGGAATTTTAAATGTAATAAGGGGAATTATAGTATAATAAGCGAAGAAGCTCCTCTGCAAATGGTAGCATATAATGAATCTTTTATTTTAGAATTGTATAACAGAATTGATCTGCATATAGAAAAACCTATATTTTATGGAGGTTGGCGTGGTAAAACAAGAAAGGATATACGTCAAGATTTCATAATAGCTATAAAAAAATGA
- the nadC gene encoding carboxylating nicotinate-nucleotide diphosphorylase, which translates to MHSIEHLIDLALSEDIGSGDITTDNTIHTELQGAGIIVAKESCVLAGINIAEKVFRKLDDNVCFVENYKDGEIISKGETIIEMHGEMRALLKGERTALNFLQRLSGIATLVRSYVDLISDKKVRIVDTRKTTPGWRAIEKYAVRVGGAYNHRMGLYDGILIKDNHIKACGGITNAVKQIKQSAHHLLKIEVETSNLVEVEEALKVGVDVIMFDNMDIETIKKAVKLVNGRVLTEVSGNVTIERLNILSDTGVDIISIGALTHSAKAIDLSMRIK; encoded by the coding sequence ATGCATTCAATCGAACATTTAATAGATTTAGCTTTATCGGAAGATATAGGTTCAGGAGATATCACAACAGACAACACAATACATACTGAACTTCAAGGAGCAGGAATTATTGTTGCAAAAGAATCTTGTGTTTTAGCTGGCATCAACATTGCTGAAAAAGTTTTTCGAAAACTTGACGACAATGTTTGTTTTGTTGAAAATTACAAAGATGGAGAAATAATTTCAAAAGGTGAAACAATAATTGAAATGCATGGAGAAATGCGAGCTTTATTAAAAGGAGAAAGAACAGCTTTAAATTTTCTCCAAAGGCTTTCAGGAATCGCTACTCTTGTTCGCTCTTATGTTGATTTAATATCAGATAAAAAAGTTAGAATTGTGGATACGCGTAAAACAACACCAGGCTGGAGAGCTATCGAAAAATATGCCGTTAGGGTAGGGGGGGCGTATAATCATCGCATGGGGTTATATGATGGAATTCTTATAAAGGATAATCATATTAAAGCATGTGGAGGCATTACTAATGCTGTAAAACAAATAAAACAATCCGCACATCACCTTTTAAAGATTGAAGTAGAAACATCAAACCTTGTGGAAGTTGAAGAAGCTTTAAAAGTAGGTGTTGATGTTATAATGTTTGACAATATGGATATTGAAACTATCAAAAAAGCGGTTAAACTTGTAAATGGGCGTGTATTAACAGAAGTATCTGGTAATGTGACTATCGAAAGACTTAATATATTATCTGATACAGGAGTTGATATAATATCTATCGGAGCGCTTACCCATTCTGCAAAAGCTATAGATTTAAGCATGAGAATAAAGTGA
- a CDS encoding valine--tRNA ligase — MSGELLDKSYEPEKVEKKWYEFWENENLFVANDDDDISLRYSIVIPPPNVTGVLHMGHALNVTLQDILCRYQKLLGKNIFWLPGTDHAGIATQNVVEKQLSAKNMTRHDLGREKFIEEVWKWREEYGGTIIRQLKRLGSSCDWTRERFTMDEGLSKAVKKVFVRLYNEGLIYKGNYIINWCPRCNTALADIEVDHEEVQGNLYYIRYPFENKKEGLIVATTRPETMLGDTAVAVNPDDPRYAGLKDNKVLLPLVNKFIPIIKDKYVDIEFGTGALKVTPAHDPNDFEIGVRHNLPLVKVIGDNGLMTEEAGRFSGMDRFKCRESVVKALKDEGLIEKIVPNPHNIGHCYRCKTIIEPNLSKQWFVNVKPLAEKAILAVKNGQTKIIPEIWTNTYFEWLNNIKDWCISRQIWWGHQIPAWTCKNCLSINVSDETPDKCAFCGGNELIQEEDVLDTWFSSALWPFSTMGWPENTNLLKLFYPTSVLVTGFDILFFWVARMMMMGIHFMEDVPFKDVYVHALVRDEEGKKMSKSKGNVIDPLNVITTYGTDAFRFTLAAFAAQGRDIKLSESRIEGYRHFINKLWNATRFSLMHLGNTPFILKSEPVFLPDKWIISKLFTAITTVEDALNNYRFNDAASALYKFVWHEFCDWYLEAIKPVLYGKIGNDHREATLNVLSCVMANTIILLHPFIPFVTEEIWNKLPETEGSIMKASFPLKDGKEQFIKLSIEAEENMEFLTGIINGIRNIRGEMNIQPSLAVEVVICSDDKPKNDLIKQYESMVSDLARLKSLSIQGHGERPSSAASSIYKDAIIFVKLEGILEFDKEIQRLENNLQKVRSELLSLSKKLRNDGFRENAPKEVIQKVKERQEGLIEQEDKLLKNLDKIKEFASEANKE, encoded by the coding sequence AACGTAACTGGTGTTTTGCACATGGGACATGCTCTTAATGTTACTTTACAAGATATTCTTTGCAGATATCAAAAACTTCTAGGCAAAAATATTTTCTGGCTGCCAGGAACAGATCACGCAGGTATTGCAACTCAGAATGTAGTTGAAAAGCAGCTGTCTGCTAAAAATATGACAAGACATGATCTTGGAAGAGAAAAATTTATTGAAGAAGTATGGAAATGGAGAGAAGAATACGGCGGAACAATAATTCGTCAGCTTAAAAGACTCGGTTCTTCATGCGATTGGACAAGGGAAAGATTTACAATGGATGAAGGCCTTTCAAAAGCCGTAAAAAAAGTTTTTGTAAGGCTTTATAATGAAGGGTTAATATATAAAGGCAATTATATAATCAATTGGTGTCCACGCTGTAATACTGCGCTTGCAGACATTGAAGTTGATCATGAAGAAGTTCAGGGTAATTTATATTATATCCGATACCCCTTTGAAAATAAAAAAGAGGGACTAATTGTTGCCACAACAAGGCCTGAAACAATGTTAGGAGATACCGCCGTAGCTGTAAACCCAGACGATCCTCGATATGCTGGGTTAAAAGATAATAAAGTTTTACTTCCCCTTGTAAATAAATTTATTCCAATCATTAAGGATAAATACGTTGATATAGAATTTGGAACAGGCGCTTTAAAAGTTACTCCAGCCCATGACCCAAATGATTTTGAAATAGGGGTTAGGCACAACCTTCCTTTAGTTAAAGTTATAGGCGATAATGGATTAATGACAGAAGAAGCTGGCCGATTTTCTGGAATGGACAGATTTAAATGCAGAGAATCTGTTGTTAAGGCTTTAAAAGACGAAGGACTTATTGAAAAAATTGTTCCTAATCCACATAATATAGGACATTGTTACAGATGTAAGACAATTATTGAACCAAATTTATCAAAACAATGGTTTGTTAATGTAAAGCCTTTAGCTGAAAAAGCTATTCTTGCAGTAAAAAATGGGCAAACGAAAATTATTCCTGAAATATGGACAAATACTTATTTTGAATGGTTAAATAATATTAAAGATTGGTGCATATCAAGACAAATTTGGTGGGGGCATCAAATTCCTGCATGGACTTGCAAAAATTGCTTAAGCATTAATGTTTCGGATGAAACTCCAGATAAATGTGCTTTTTGTGGAGGAAACGAACTTATTCAAGAAGAAGATGTTTTAGACACATGGTTCAGTTCAGCGTTATGGCCATTTTCGACAATGGGATGGCCTGAAAATACAAATTTATTAAAATTATTTTATCCGACATCGGTTCTTGTTACAGGTTTTGATATTTTATTTTTTTGGGTTGCTCGAATGATGATGATGGGCATTCATTTTATGGAGGATGTTCCCTTTAAAGACGTATATGTTCATGCCCTTGTTCGTGATGAAGAAGGTAAAAAAATGAGTAAATCCAAAGGCAATGTTATTGATCCTTTAAATGTTATAACTACCTACGGCACAGATGCGTTTCGTTTTACTTTGGCTGCTTTTGCAGCTCAAGGTAGAGATATAAAGCTTTCAGAAAGTAGAATTGAAGGATATCGCCATTTTATAAATAAACTATGGAATGCTACACGATTTTCCCTTATGCATTTAGGCAATACTCCTTTTATACTTAAATCAGAACCTGTTTTTCTTCCTGATAAATGGATTATTTCAAAACTTTTTACTGCAATAACTACTGTAGAAGATGCACTTAATAACTATAGATTCAATGATGCTGCATCAGCTTTATATAAATTTGTATGGCATGAATTCTGTGATTGGTATCTCGAAGCTATAAAACCAGTTTTATACGGAAAAATTGGAAATGATCATAGAGAAGCTACATTAAATGTTCTATCTTGTGTTATGGCAAATACTATTATTTTACTTCATCCTTTTATTCCTTTTGTGACAGAAGAAATCTGGAATAAGCTACCTGAAACTGAAGGATCTATAATGAAAGCGTCTTTTCCGCTTAAAGATGGAAAAGAACAATTTATTAAACTTAGTATCGAAGCTGAAGAGAATATGGAGTTTTTAACCGGTATAATCAACGGAATACGAAATATAAGAGGAGAAATGAATATCCAGCCTTCTCTGGCAGTTGAGGTTGTAATATGTTCAGATGATAAACCTAAAAATGATTTAATTAAGCAATATGAATCTATGGTAAGTGATCTTGCAAGGTTAAAATCTTTATCAATACAAGGACATGGTGAAAGACCTTCATCTGCAGCTTCTTCTATTTATAAAGATGCTATTATTTTTGTAAAGCTTGAAGGTATTCTCGAATTTGATAAAGAAATACAAAGACTTGAAAATAATTTACAAAAGGTGAGATCTGAACTTTTATCTTTAAGCAAAAAGTTACGAAATGATGGATTTAGGGAAAATGCTCCAAAAGAAGTTATACAAAAAGTTAAAGAAAGGCAAGAAGGTCTTATCGAACAGGAAGATAAGCTTTTAAAAAATCTTGACAAGATAAAAGAATTTGCATCAGAAGCAAACAAAGAGTAA